One genomic segment of Paenibacillus sp. FSL H8-0332 includes these proteins:
- a CDS encoding PocR ligand-binding domain-containing protein — protein MQSKFDLKYIIDMDEWGKLQESLSLVTRMAIIMVDYKGVPVTAHSRCQAFCQTVRSDKEFSAYCQKCDARGGLEAVRLSRPYIYRCHFDILDIAIPIIVDNQYIGALMAGQIRLAEGSGPNLEQIVSRPQQDAMTEDRARKYELLPVMTYEEVVATADMLYHLCNYVVKESILKHELLERNRQHEALNPQESKLQLEQPPLPVEPPSAPKTPKTPVSSGSAYKTECISPTLQPAFDYMLSHREENFSLKSLAQLCHISPSYFSRLFTREMGEHFSLYVARMKIGWAKELLATTDWSVNEISNHLNFCDAGYFIKIFKKYESATPLSYRASLKTNPI, from the coding sequence ATGCAATCCAAATTCGATTTGAAATATATCATTGATATGGACGAATGGGGCAAGCTTCAGGAATCGTTGTCCCTTGTGACGCGCATGGCCATCATTATGGTCGATTATAAAGGTGTGCCGGTTACGGCACATAGCCGCTGTCAGGCCTTCTGCCAGACCGTACGCAGCGACAAGGAATTCTCAGCCTATTGTCAAAAATGTGACGCGCGCGGAGGTCTGGAGGCTGTGCGGCTGAGCCGGCCCTATATCTACCGCTGCCACTTCGATATTCTCGACATTGCTATACCTATCATTGTCGATAATCAGTACATCGGTGCGCTGATGGCCGGACAGATCCGGCTGGCGGAGGGAAGCGGCCCGAATCTGGAGCAGATTGTGTCCCGTCCGCAGCAGGACGCCATGACGGAGGATCGGGCCCGTAAGTACGAACTGCTGCCCGTCATGACGTATGAGGAGGTTGTGGCCACCGCCGATATGCTCTATCACTTGTGCAACTATGTGGTCAAGGAATCGATTCTGAAGCATGAGCTGCTGGAGCGGAACCGGCAGCATGAGGCCTTGAACCCGCAGGAGTCCAAGCTCCAGCTTGAGCAGCCGCCTCTGCCCGTAGAGCCGCCCTCGGCTCCCAAGACTCCCAAGACTCCGGTCTCTTCGGGAAGCGCATACAAGACGGAATGCATAAGTCCTACGCTGCAGCCTGCTTTTGACTATATGCTAAGCCACCGGGAGGAGAATTTCTCGCTGAAATCGCTGGCGCAGCTATGCCATATCAGCCCGAGCTACTTCAGCCGCCTGTTCACCAGGGAGATGGGCGAGCATTTCTCGCTATATGTCGCGCGCATGAAGATCGGGTGGGCGAAGGAGCTGCTGGCAACAACAGATTGGTCAGTCAACGAGATTAGCAATCACTTGAATTTTTGCGATGCCGGCTATTTCATTAAGATCTTCAAAAAATACGAGTCGGCAACTCCCCTGTCCTACCGTGCTTCTCTTAAAACAAATCCAATATAA